In the genome of Pangasianodon hypophthalmus isolate fPanHyp1 chromosome 15, fPanHyp1.pri, whole genome shotgun sequence, the window tctgtgggacgtgctggacaaacaagtctgatccatggaggccccacctcacaacttacaggacttaaagggtctgctgctaatgtcttggtgccagataccacagcaccccttcagaggtcttgtagagtccatgccttgattagttgatttttttctaatcttcaatgtacctgtgtgtgtgtgtgtgtgtgtgtgtgtgtgctggcagTGGCATAACCAGAAAAgattttcaaacacaaaataaaaccttgattgttttcctgatctGTGCAGTTAAACAGGTGAGTGTGATGTGCTCAGAAAGCAGTAGGAGTGATAATGACACtaatttgttaattaatcatttaaagcaCAATCTACCTTTCCATATTAATACATATCTTTatgacactgaaaatgattaaaataacgtTAATAATTGgggtaaaatgacaaaatgtattaaaatgtaatattttatgtcAGTATGGTCTCGTGAAGCCTGTATGAGGATATGTCTATTGAGTACATTTCAGAGTACTGGCACTTTGAGTACCTGAGTTCATGTCATGGATGGAAACTTCCAATTTAACTGAGAAAAGTTtgaaaaatcatttttgcaCATAATACGACTACAACAAGGAAAAATACCGGAAGTTGGTTATGTTCAACACTTTACAGTGTAAATAAATGCGATTAAAATCTTCTTCAGACACAAGACACATAAAACGTGTACAAAGAGCTCTTTACTGGAGGCTTTTGAggaaaaacagtgtttttttacaatgtaaatatttcagttcaaaCCTTCTGAATGCACATGATCACTGAAGCACTTAACAACCTGGGCTGCTGTCAAACTTAGCCTTTGCGACGTTTTACGACAATTTGTGAACCGGCCTATGACAGCAGCCCACAGAAGGTTGCCATGTTTGtaaaatgaaatctttttcGAAATCAGGCTTTcaaagatattttaatttaattaagtgCTCACACTGTATGTCCATAaccatttttccccaaataacTGTGTAgaaggatttatttattgtatattaacATGATATTAATTACAGTACCCTTTTGAGTATGTTGGTCCATTTCTTGATTAATGTCAATTGTAATTGATTTGATCTGTgcaataaaaaactaaaagaaagaCCAGATGTTTACATTCAGAGCTGATAACAATAGTGATCTACATGGTTAGCTTATATGTAGTAAAAATTCCCAAATTTCCATTCCTGTTTTCAAATGAGATCTAAATGCGTAACTGTTAAATGAATGTCTGAGTAAAGCCAGGCTCACACTGTACAGTTTCATCGCAGGTTGTAAGTCACACATCGTAAAAGAAGTGTTTAGTCGTGAGCTGAGATCAGTCGTCTGAGAATgcataatgtgacatgctcacCAGTGACCAGTTTAATGCCATTGTGACCAAAGACAGCTGGCAAGTacgttttttttctcagtgtcagaaaatatttattgaaaataaacaCTATCCCGCTCCTCTAAAAGCCACTGATCAGAAGGTGGCATAGGATGATGCGAAATTTATggaacagctacaaatacagcaGCGGCAACGGTGAAACATAAAGGAAAcctgctaatggacagaaaaaagtCCTTATTTTACCAAACTCACTTGCCCAGATCATCTGATTGATGACTTAACCAGAACgtagtcattttctttcatcgcaggtctatcgttagaggatcttcatcatataatctgaaatGGAGAACACATTATCACAGAGTCTGTTATGGAATTCGTGGAAGATCATTTCATACggtgtaattaataataatttgaaaagACTGCTAAAATCTCACAGTCAGAAAAGTCACAGGCTTTATTTTCAGCCTGTACACCTGACATATTTTAAACTAAGCCCGTTTTCCACTGTACAATTTCAGCTGGCTTTTGTTATTCGGTTTGTTGATTGTTGTCTGACAGCAAATTCAGGCCAAATATCATACAGTGTAAACTCAGCTTACAgctttccaactttgtggtaacagttggAGCctacatataggtgtgatggttaggtgtccacatacttttggccatatagtggatACAAGAGGTGTTCAgtcttatccggaaagggccggtgtggtgcaggttttcattccaaccaagcaagaagccacacctgagtctactgaaagccagGATCAACAGATCAACTGATgaaacaagtggaatcaggtgtggctcctgcttgattggaatgaaaacctgcacccacaccaggCCTCTGTGGATGAGACTGGACGCCCCGGTGTATACTATAGGAAAGATTAGGGGGAATATGTGCGGTTGTGGCAACCCAGGTGTAAAAGCCGGGAGGGCGCGGAGAAGGAGAGCGCCGTAAAGCGGGATGTTTTGGACAGGGGAGGTCATTGGAAAGTGAGGCTGTGGGGTTAAATTCAGGGCGCAGAAGTACCTAGGTGTCAGATATTCTGATACCAGAGACGCCTCTCTTGTACCCGGGCTAGTTTTCCTCAAGTGACTCGAGGTAGAAATGTTGCGTGTAGCGCTGAGACTGAGGCCGGCGCTCAGGGTTAGCCGCCCGGGTGTCCTCTCAGGCCCGGCCGCTGCAGCTCGCTCCGGACCGGTACCGTGCCACAGGAGCCGCTCTTACGCAGTCCGGGCTCTGAGTTCCGGCAGACATGTTCAGTACAGCTTCCTCAACTGCAGAACGCGGGCCttacaaacacaaaatgtcGCTTTCAGTCAGAGCAAAAGGGTCTGCAGCCTGCCTCCTCACCAGAAGGTAACGTTCATGCTAAGctgactagctaactagctgactAGCTGACTGACCCAGCCTTGTTATGGTTAGCTGGTTAAGCGAGCTGCTGTGCTAGTCACTGGTCACCTTTTTTACCAGCTGCTTGCTTTGGCtgctttttaatttcatttctccAGACAGTTAAACCTAGCTAGCagactaataaaaaaatgaagttctttttgtttattacttCAGTACTTTTGTAAGAAATGGACTCTCTTCTGAGTAAAAATGCACTTTTATGGAATTTTCCTTCATAATGCCTTCATACACATCACCATCACTGTGTTCTTCAAGATGTCACCTTGAAACCCTTTTCTGAAGAAATTACACATTTGGTCcttttgaggatttttttttttttttttataaatcttttcttttcaatCTCTGGTAGTTTATCTTGTTACCACTAAAGCCCACTCAAGACAGTGTTACCTGAAGTACACCTGGCACGTATACAGAGCAATCAAGTATGATTGATACGTGATTTTACGCTACACGATAAATATGACGTATgtttcatcaccatcatcattgtCTTtggttttatcctggtcaggatgtggtggatctggagagTATCCATGGAATACACTCTGAATGGGACTCCAGTACATTgcaggacaccacacacacacacacacacactcattcacatcgaGCCAATTCACctgctggttggtttgtttggaggtgggaggaaactggagaacccagaggaacctgGGTTGAACGTGgccatgaggagaacatgcacagaaatgccACCCAGTGAAAGTATTTAATTTTGCAACAAAAATGGCAACAAAACAGCATCCtcattatggaaaaaaaattgcacaaaaatgtgtttaacatGGAATCATATGTTAAGAAATGAGCTGGTTAGAAATAAGTAGAAAAGCACAAAGGATTCTAGAGAGCAGTGTGTTGAAGTGATATTAGCATTGTGATAAATCACACTTCATATTGTctggtctttctttctttctcctcatcCCTTATTCTTGGTCCACTTTGGAGGCTGTGATGTACAATGCCCAACTGAATTTTTAGTTGATCCTACAAATGaccttcctttttatttattttttttgcaggtgaCGCTCCCTGCTTTATCTCCCACCATGCAGTTGGGCACCATCGCTCGCTGGGAGAAGAAGGAGGGGGATAAAATTAACGAGGGAGACCTGATCGCTGAGGTGAGGCAGGAATCCGGCTTTGTACCTGGCTGTGAAATGAAGCCTTTTGTTGCGGATCAGTTCTTACCACAGTTCTACCTGTTTaattctcaaacctgattggtcagaagatattgattcattttctacaactgtagctctgacagtcgttctggctacaaggcaaatcacaggtttatgttaatgcactcgttctaacgTGTTATTGTTCCTGTAGTGACAGCGTACACAGGGGCTTACATTGTAGACGCTCcacatgaatgaattaaaaatgtctgAATCATTGCTGgggaggttttctgtaaggaatcGCTTATTTatcattgatggaaggagtctccagtgtcaccacACTGCAACAGTcaaaagtaaagctgtaacttaaagcTTTCCAACACAAAAGTCTTCAGTatggagggctttgtggtttctcagtaacaaccctctgcagtttttttgtcttattaactataAAAGGGGCTGGTGTGGGAGCggctatttatagctgctgtagtgtaagtaataacaggaacgtGTTTCGTGGAGATTCCACAACGTgtttatataactataaacagatataactgtaattgttggaaaattgccgtggtataagaggaataaaaccctctGGCGTGTgatgtcataggaaaataatcaacttcagggtggtaacagtaactctgctttgcatctCGCCAcccagtcgttgattattttcctgtaactgcacaccccatgtgttttgttccttacagTTTATTTCCTAGTAGAGAGAAGATAACAGAAgttttatagcactttttacAGTAGTCATTAAAGTAGGTTTATAGCTGTCCATGCTTTAACTCCTAGAGATCAAGTGGAAAGTAGACAAGAACACTTAGATCGAGATAAAGTGGACGAGGAGCCAAAAGTCCTCAGACCAGTCCTGGGTATCATGAGAGAATTGAAGAGTTCTGCTCTATGCCGAATAGTTATCAGTGTAATCAGTAGACAGTTTGGTAATAAAGAGGTGTGAGGAACTTGTTGTCCTGAAGATGGCAGGAGTAGGATCTGGATGAAGGGGAGTTTGTTGGCCTCAGGATCCCAGTAACAGCTTGCTGACTTCAGAGAAACATGACTAGAAATGACACTGTTCAGTAAAATGTGGCGCAGATACAAACATCATCTTTAACACTGCAGAAGAAATATATTCGGAGCATTTTCTGTATCCTGTTTATTCAGGTGGAAACAGACAAGGCCACTGTAGGATTCGAAATGCTAGAGGAGTGCTATCTGGCCAAGATCCTGGTACCGGAGGGTACAAGAGACGTGCCCATTGGATCAGTCATCTGTATTACTGTTGAGAGGTGAGGAGGAGGTTTATTCCTTAGTGAAACCTCGTTAGTTTGTGTGCTTTGAAGGATATAACTGCTAAATCGATTGATTTCTTACTTTTAATTATTCAGCCAATGTTACGTTTGTCTTTGTGTCAGTATCAccatttatatctatttatatgGCTGAGAGGATTTTATAAACACTGATTTTCAACTGAGAGAAAACCAGTTTAACCATGTAGACGAGCAGttcagtgacttttttttttttttttttttgttttttttttgagatttaaaCAAGCCACCTTCTCATTGCTGTAACTTTAATGGCCTGAAGCAGGATTCTGGGTTGATTTGCAAAGACTttacatttattcttattttaactGACTGCATGTTGTAGCTTTGCAGCTCTATCGTTTTATCCTGTATAAACTGTGATGTAGCAATAAATCTAAACTTCAGTTCTGCACTTAAAAACAACCTGAAATGAATTGCGTTAGACATTAaaagacatttgtttttttgtgatctTCCAAAAGtgacatttgcatttgcatatttGGCTGGCTAAAGAGAtttacagctgagcagttgagggttatgTGCCTTCCTCAGGGACTCCTCAgtagcagcttggtggtgctggggtttgatgggaactcacaaccttctgatcagtagcccgaAGAATTTAAGCACTGAGCCACTACTGGGAAAGATAACTGACAGTGTCATGTTATGTATCGCCTTCTCTTCCCTTCACACGCCCATCATCAAGCAATAACACTGAATCTGTTTCAATCAGAAAAACGTCAGggggaaaacagaaaaatgtgttCTGATTTGTTTCTCAAGTTGTACTGAATGTTGGAACTAAAACCCTGTGTATTTGACTTCAGCCCTGACCTCATCCCAATGTTTAAGGACTTCACTCTGGAAAAACTGGCCGCCTTaactccagcagcagcagcaccagctGCAGCAACTCCACCTCCAGCAGCCGCCTCCTCAGCTCCATCTCCTCCACAAGCCCCTGGCAGCTCGTATCCACCACACATGAAGGTGAGTCCTGACGGTTACCGGAGCAAGTCCCAGCTAATGATTATACAGTACGACAGATGTGCATTATTTGATATGTGACTAACTACTATATTAAGACAGTTTATCAGGGATGTGAGGAGCATTGGATTTGTAATGATTATCATGTGAGATGAGATGTTTCTTTATCATGGATCGTATAGATTCTTCTGCCAGCTCTTTCCCCCACTATGACGATGGGAACAGTCCAACGCTGGGAGAAGAAAGTGGGAGAAAAATTGAATGAAGGCGACTTGCTGGCTGAAATTGAGACCGATAAGGCTACAATTGGTAAGCTGTCACTCAAGAGTTTTCATTTCTGACCACTTGCATGTACCGATATCTAGAAACCTGGAGCTCCAAGGCTGAGTTCAAGGACATTTCTATGGCTTTTAAACAGTGTCTTTTAACAGAGCGAGTGAGAGACAGGTATTTGGGAAGGAGTGTGAGGTATTCGTGAGCGTGGACCAGTGAATCAGGAGTGCAGAGAAACGGTCATGCATGAAAGCACTTCAGTGCTCGCTGAAATGAGACGCGCATGCTGGCTTTTCTCAATGTCTCAAGTCAAGTTCATTTTTGAGACTTGGTTTTATTCAAAGTAAAATTCCTAAAATGGCAGAGACGAAAGTGAATCACAGCAAACTTAAATTTAATGTTGGCTACAGCTACAGCTGAACTAAACACATAGTACATAGCTAACATACATAGTGTGGTAGCTAACATGAACACGTAAGgtcaccatttttatttatatgcctGTATATTTTTCAGTTTCCCCTTGAAAAATCAGTTGATGAATGTAAATGCTCcctttatacaacagttagttctggtctaCTAATTTGATTGGTGGAGGgggcgttccaagagtgcttgtGTTTCCTATAAccgggacatttcactgtgtgtatcctgaaaagtatggcaaacgatatttttcaggaatataacttttgccttaaaatatgaaagctcgtcggataaagatgaaaaggaagaagggacgccAATTTTTCCGGAAGAAGGAATGTTCAAATCAGTGTGAGCTATCTAACCAGCTAGCCGACGTATTATAAAGTGAGTGTAGTAGCTTCAGGATCTCTTTCTGCTAGTAGAGCAAAGATAatcagaacatttggccatattgtgtgaaaaatgttatttactttattaatttcttgcttatagaactgttgtataaaaagcAATATCATGCGTGTTAGTGTGCTTATACTGAATATtcactcttgcttgtgtgatattgcctCAGTAGCATACACTATtgacaggggaaaaaagttgagaaaagaaaaatatcccGTGAGTATATAACAGGAGGTGCCTGTTAATCAGCTGATTATTTAGATCATGTGCATTATagcagttttttccccaaaaccaGTACTTGGCATTTCCATGTTTTTGCTCTCCCCAACTCCCAACACACGTAACTCAAACAGTAGACAGCACTGAATACCTGCTTCTGATGTGTTGGGAATTTGGCGAGTGTAACAATGTGGACTGTCTTGAAGGGACCCGTGGATTCGGGAAAATCACAGAATATGCCATGCTGGGAACAACTGCCCAGTCTCGGTTATAAACTGTAAACTTTTATGTTTGTAGAACAGCACCTGGcagaaataatgtatttttgcaGGTTTTGAGGTCCAGGAAGAGGGCTACTTGGCTAAGATCATGGTGTCTGAGGGAACCAGAGATGTCCCTCTAGGCACCCCTCTGTGCATCATGGTAGAGAAAGAGTCTGACATTCAGGCGTTCGCTGACTATGTGGAGACCGGCGTGGCTGCTAGCCCGCCTCCAGCTCCTGCACCGGTAAGTAACgtttatttaatcttttctttttattcactgtttttATGGTCTAGCAAACGCTTTTCCTGATTTGATACCTGATCAGAGGGACGTAGAACCTCAAGGCAGTCAGTGCGCCAGCTCCTGATTAAACAAACTAGTTTCTGGATTTCATTATGATTCTTATAAGCAGTAGACAGTTATGCAGTATGTGAAGTGAAGAGACTTGAATGGATCTGGTTCTATTTTCAGTACGTATCGGAAGATCTCATCTGACTGAGTTGCAACACATTTAAGCTTACAGCAGCGCAGGGTGGTGTGGGGTAATCGactgctttttattatttttggctGCTTTTGGCTTACAGCATGTCAAGGCTGTTCTTATTGCAACCTTAGTAACAGTGAAAGGTGAGGTCATTGTTTGCTCTGTTGGACGTGATGGGTCTGAGCTGGCACTGCAGATGCTTCtatggactttttctttttgactTTCATTCAGTCATCAGTAGTAGTGGGTTAAATTTTTCCTTGTCTAGCAATTATCCATTAGTAGAACCTGATGGTTGCGATACAGTAGAGTTGTgcatcagacttttttttttttttttttaaattaataaaatcctGCCCTGCCCACTcgaacacatttttaaattagtatttaATTAGTATTTTCAACTTCCGCAGATCTATTTCTCCATTTTAATGACTGATAAAAATGATTACATTCAATTCAAATagattaaaatgatattacaaaaatatcatgatacaaGACATTTCTACGATGCGCAATACGCATCATGATATACTCTACGCAGCCTGCCAGCCAAACAGTAGTGTAATTTTAAAGACTTAGAAAAATTACTTTTCTAAGGTTTATCACATAATTGATcccaatatcaatattatattcaCATATAATTTCATATTGACCAGCCGTAAAACAACTTCTTAATTCTTTACAAAACTAAGTATATAGCCCAaggattttgtttgtttaaagacaGTCGTGTCATTAAGATGTCAGGTACATGTAGTCCAGTATAACAAAGAGCTGTTTTCAGGAAAAATTAACGGATcctatttctgtttttgtaacTGCTCTAACTGTTGAACTAAACCTGCAGTTGGTCTCAAAGCAGCACagtaaattaaagaaataattcatTCTGTATTGTGTGTACAGTGCCAGCATATTCGCTTTAATCAAGATGGCTCATGTCTAACCCTGAATGTCTCTTAAGGTGGCAGCTCCTCCTGCTCCGTCTGCCCCAGCAGCCCCTGCGGCGGCCCCGGCTGCTGCTCCTCCAGCTGCTGCTGCTAGGAAGGGCAGAGTGTTCGCAAGCCCTCTGGCCAAGAAACTGGCTGCTGAGAAAGGGATCGACCTCGCACAGGTCACTGGTGAGTGCATAGTTTCACTCCAGTCTTGGCACAGTGTTTATGATAAATGTTGGCATTACAAGGATGAGTTTACCTGACACAAGCTCCAACAGAATCCAAGACAGTTGTCTCTCTAATGTGTGCAGGCTCTGGACCAGATGGCAGAGTAACCAAGAAAGACATTGAGAACTTTGTCCCAGCCAAGGCAGCTCCTGTGAGTGAAGTTTTTGGCCATTGACTGTACTTTTCTGTatgaaaatggggggaaaaaatgtttgtcattttagCCAGATTATAAGTTTCACCCTATGGAAACCCTATCACcatatgttcacactagcaagcaacaaagaGACGAgcaattcattttctatgtacatgTAGGACACTGAGCCacttcttcagttccccactctcAACTTGAATTCCTGCCTGAAATTAGTCCCCATTTACGGTTTGAtatgcaaaaatggaagaaaaaaacttacaacTATGGTTTCACCTCATCTTGTCATATATGATGTGTATAAAGACATTACGAAGACAGTTTGGAAGGAAGTAGTAGAGATTGTTGGtacctctggtgagtgtacgtagtTGGGGCAGTTAGCTTGATTTAGTAAAGCTAGTATAAAGCTGCACGCAcgtgtaaatcaaacaaccaggTTTGGCTGCTACTACTGTTTCCACAAGTGACAACAGCGGTCGCTATACAGCCGCAAGAGACCAACTACAAGTGAGCAATTTGTCGCTTGCTAGCGTGAGCGTAGGGTAAGACACATCCTTCTACATTCTGTCTGCTGTTTTCAATTTAagatataaaatgcataaatatgccAGACATTTTGCCTCAGTCTTCACATTGATTAACATTTTAGTATTCCTGTTTCAGTATTATTTCCCAATATGCAACTTGCACTCAGTTGTGTAACTTTATCTTAGTTGGTGGTATTTCCAAATCAATTTTTCAAATTGATGATTTCTGCTTTCTATGACAAGTGCTGCCAAAGTGGTACCACCTTTTAGAAGGCAAAAATATAGATCCAAAGTCTGAAGTTCTATGTTGaataatttaatgttatagtaGTGATCTTTCTTCTTATGGTGCCAGATTGCAGTTGCTCCTGCTGCACTTGCGCCCGCTCGTGCTCCAGCAGCTCCATCTGTACCCACTGGCACCTTCACTGACATCCCCATCAGCAACATCCGCAGGGTGAGTCTCcttcagtacagtacagtacactcCTCAGCTCTGATCTGGCCCGCAGCATTTATGTGTTATTAAACAGAGAAGTGCTACTGAGACTACTGTCTCATACAGAGGCTTCATGCATGTTGATGCAAAAGGTAGTAAGGAACTAGAATTGACCGGGTATCAGACAATGACATGAAAATGCATAATGTAATCTAGTAAGCCTAGTACATTAAAAATCGAAAAATGTACTTTCTACTAAACCACTCCACTAAGCAACTTTGTTTAGCAACTGTAACTATGCACTGGTACCTCCGGGAGTCTTTCAGGATgttgccgtgtgtgtgtgtgtgtggcatacTGGAAAGAACCTTGTCATACACAGCAAATGTTCTCCGTAAAGTGCACATAATCATATGTATATTCTCTATGACCATAAAATACCGTATACaattatatgtatgtgtgtgtgatggatagataaataaaaatgatattttatggTCAGAGATAATATGATTACTGATGCACTTAAATTTACTAATTTATATCCACTTTAAGTGTAACagtatatagtattatatactgttctaataaaaacagcaacatttgTTACTTATACCTTTTTCCTACCTCTCTGCTCCTCGTTTGATTTTGCCAATAAGGTGATTGCACAGAGGCTGATGCAGTCAAAGCAGACTATTCCTCACTACTATTTGTCTGTGGATATCAACATGGACCAGGTTCTGGACCTCAGGAAAGAGCTCAACGTGGTGAGATGCTGCATGACTTCATTTTTatggtttttgttctttttgagATTTGTCATGTACATAACATTTTGCTAGAAGTGAGATGAtaaattacctttttttttttttttgtttgtttgttcccgatttccccccccccctcctGTGTCATCACATGATCAGGAGGTGAAAGCAGACAACATTAAACTGTCAGTGAATGACTTCATCATCAAGGCATCAGCACTGGCATGTTTAAAGGTTCCAGAGGCCAACTCCTCCTGGATGGACACGGTTATCCGACAGTGAGTGACCTCAAGATTCACTCGTCATGTAGTTATAGTGGTTTCGCACAAGTTTACATCACAGCATGGTTTACATCACCACAGGTTTTGTGTCATAGCATTGAATCCCATAAAAAAGAGTTAAATGTTGAGCTTCCACTTTTTAAAGTCATACTTATGAAACTCCTCAACAATGCTTATAATTATAATGCAAGATCAGGCATGCTGAATTACCACAGGAACCAATTATACTTGCAGTAACATGAGTGTTGTGTCTGGATGCAAATATCTGGCTAACGACTGATCCAGTCTTGCTCATGTGTTTACATTTGGTATTTATATCTGtctcttattttatcttttcttcTGTGTGGCATTCtggggaaaacccatcagatgtcgctgaggctgaattctggcaaacaccccaagttaaaaataaaagaccaaaatatttttctttctgctgGTATCACACTTTAAAAACTCTACTTTatgaaaacaaatacatttccacaaattgacgtggaaatgtttttattagctTCCTAAACTAACCAAGGctttctgcaaagatcatgACTGTAAGCTATGAATAAAAGAAGGTGAAAAGACATAGTTTTTATAgtggttatattttatttattacatgtgaAGCCAAATGCAAATTAGAGTAataaatgattgtttatagatGCTTGTAGACAGTCACTgtgctgctgtttttctctggagctgaaatgaaatctttaaattaacttttctccattttcacttttggggttagcagaatttaaaatgctagaacttaaGAGGAACATATTTTgtttcaggaaagtctgtagaTTTCAGAACTATATTTAATAGAATAGGGTTTATAATGCcaagcagtgttttatttttgatagTGTCCAGCCACAGGATTAATTTTCTCTGTAATGCCAGCCTGATGCAGTCACACTATGAGTTGTGTACAGATTATATCCTTTCTATCTGTTGATATAATAGTGTTCCAGTTATAACACTGCAAAAGTGCAGGTTTATTGCAAGGAGTTTATGGGTCCCTTCAAATGCCTCCTGATTCTGTATGCTCCTCACCACAAGGGGGCAGCAGTGCTGTGAACATGTCTCTGTCTGCAGAGACTTTAGTATATAGTAATTATTAGTTAGTCTTGGGcttagattattatttattattattattattatacacacttTTTGTTCACTTTCAGAAATCATGTGGTGGATGTTAGCATTGCAGTCAGCACATCCAACGGTCTGATCACTCCCATTGTGTTCAACGCTCATATTAAAGGCTTAGCAGCTATCAGTAAAGATGTAACTGCTCTGGCTGCTAAGGCACGTGATGGCAAGCTCCAGCCACATGAATTCCAGGTGAGTACAACACAAACTGTTTACACTTCAAACATTTTATCTGTACACCATCAGCATACATACTTGGATCTGAAGAGTAAGGACAGAAT includes:
- the dlat gene encoding dihydrolipoyllysine-residue acetyltransferase component of pyruvate dehydrogenase complex, mitochondrial; translation: MLRVALRLRPALRVSRPGVLSGPAAAARSGPVPCHRSRSYAVRALSSGRHVQYSFLNCRTRALQTQNVAFSQSKRVCSLPPHQKVTLPALSPTMQLGTIARWEKKEGDKINEGDLIAEVETDKATVGFEMLEECYLAKILVPEGTRDVPIGSVICITVESPDLIPMFKDFTLEKLAALTPAAAAPAAATPPPAAASSAPSPPQAPGSSYPPHMKILLPALSPTMTMGTVQRWEKKVGEKLNEGDLLAEIETDKATIGFEVQEEGYLAKIMVSEGTRDVPLGTPLCIMVEKESDIQAFADYVETGVAASPPPAPAPVAAPPAPSAPAAPAAAPAAAPPAAAARKGRVFASPLAKKLAAEKGIDLAQVTGSGPDGRVTKKDIENFVPAKAAPIAVAPAALAPARAPAAPSVPTGTFTDIPISNIRRVIAQRLMQSKQTIPHYYLSVDINMDQVLDLRKELNVEVKADNIKLSVNDFIIKASALACLKVPEANSSWMDTVIRQNHVVDVSIAVSTSNGLITPIVFNAHIKGLAAISKDVTALAAKARDGKLQPHEFQGGTFTVSNLGMYGIKNFSAIINPPQACILAVGGSEKRLLPADNERGFDVASMMSVTLSCDHRVVDGAVGAQWLAEFRKFLEKPVTMLL